A stretch of Nitrospirota bacterium DNA encodes these proteins:
- the pyrE gene encoding orotate phosphoribosyltransferase produces the protein MERHERIGVRHQLLKKLRDSFLYSSEQAFTLSSGRKSRYYIDCKKVTLDPEGAFLIARLVLDAISEDEVDAIGGMTLGADPIAVATAVVSYQYDRPISAFVVRKEPKSHGTTAFIEGNLPRGARIVVVDDVLTSGSSTERTIGILKDAGCRIVKVLALVDRKEGGRDRLTAAGYTVECLFTVEDLLKA, from the coding sequence GTGGAGCGACACGAACGCATCGGCGTCCGGCATCAGTTGCTCAAGAAACTTCGCGACTCGTTCCTCTACAGCAGCGAGCAGGCGTTCACCCTTTCGTCCGGCCGGAAGAGCCGTTACTATATCGATTGCAAAAAGGTCACGCTCGACCCCGAGGGCGCCTTCCTCATCGCGCGGCTGGTCCTCGACGCCATCAGTGAAGACGAGGTGGACGCCATCGGCGGGATGACGCTGGGGGCCGACCCCATCGCGGTCGCCACCGCCGTAGTCAGCTACCAGTACGACCGCCCCATCTCCGCGTTCGTGGTCCGCAAGGAGCCCAAAAGCCACGGCACCACCGCCTTCATCGAAGGGAATCTGCCGCGAGGGGCGCGGATCGTGGTGGTGGACGACGTGCTCACCAGCGGCTCTTCGACCGAGCGCACGATCGGAATCCTCAAGGACGCCGGATGCCGGATCGTGAAAGTCCTGGCCCTCGTGGACCGCAAGGAAGGCGGCCGCGACCGCTTGACGGCCGCCGGCTATACCGTGGAATGTCTGTTCACGGTCGAGGACCTGCTCAAAGCCTAG
- a CDS encoding YIP1 family protein, translated as MAQTLITRMIRAARLDAALYEEVEADRRAMTQALAAVLLSGLAAGIGGLGKAGPVSLVLGTGGAISGWLVWAFLAYVIGAKLFPDSDTKTDLGEMLRTIGFASSPGVVRAAGVIPGLTDGVFVIAAVWMLAAMVVAVRQALDYRSTSRAVGVCVLGWLVQATAFLLLLRSQGIDPRSLGQLGG; from the coding sequence ATGGCCCAGACGCTGATCACTCGCATGATCCGCGCGGCACGCCTCGACGCCGCGCTCTACGAAGAAGTGGAGGCCGATCGTCGCGCCATGACGCAGGCGCTTGCCGCCGTCCTGCTCTCGGGGCTTGCGGCCGGGATCGGCGGACTGGGCAAAGCCGGACCCGTGTCGTTGGTGCTGGGAACCGGCGGCGCGATTTCAGGCTGGCTCGTCTGGGCGTTTCTGGCGTATGTCATCGGCGCGAAGCTGTTTCCCGACTCGGACACCAAGACGGATCTGGGGGAAATGCTGCGAACCATCGGGTTCGCCAGTTCTCCGGGCGTGGTGCGCGCCGCGGGCGTGATTCCCGGATTGACCGATGGGGTGTTCGTGATCGCGGCGGTGTGGATGCTCGCGGCCATGGTCGTGGCGGTACGTCAGGCCTTGGACTACCGGAGCACCTCGCGCGCGGTCGGCGTCTGCGTGCTGGGTTGGCTGGTTCAAGCCACCGCGTTCCTGCTGCTGTTGCGATCCCAGGGCATCGACCCCCGATCGCTCGGTCAATTGGGAGGCTGA